The following coding sequences are from one Ficedula albicollis isolate OC2 chromosome 14, FicAlb1.5, whole genome shotgun sequence window:
- the METTL9 gene encoding methyltransferase-like protein 9, producing the protein MWAGPARYLRSPLSRSLYVNMMGSHRQPAPGARENHQWYVCNTEQLSESLQPIFVQSYLDQGTQIFLNNSIEKSGWLFIQLYHSFVSSIFSLFMSRTSINGLLGRGSMFVFSPEQFQRLLKINPEWKSHRLLDLGAGDGEVTKVMSPHFEEIYATELSETMIWQLQKKKYRVLGVNEWQNTGFQYDVISCLNLLDRCDQPLTVLKDIRSVLEPTRGRVILALVLPFHPYVENGGKWEKPSEILEIKGHTWEEQVNSLPEVFSKAGFAIEAFTRLPYLCEGDMYNDYYVLDDAVFVLKPV; encoded by the exons ATGTGGGCTGGCCCGGCCCGGTACCTGCGGAGCCCTTTATCCAGGTCCCTCTACGTGAATATGATGGGCAGCCACCGCCAGCCAGCCCCGGGCGCCAGGGAGAACCACCAG TGGTATGTCTGCAACACTGAACAGTTGTCTGAATCCCTTCAGCCCATTTTTGTCCAGAGTTACCTTGACCAAGGAACACAGATCTTCTTAAACAACAGCATTGAGAAGTCAGGCTGGTTGTTTATCCAGCTCTATCACTCTTTTGTGTCCTCTATTTTTAGCCTTTTTATGTCTAGAACATCTATCAACGG gctgctgggaaggggctcaaTGTTTGTGTTTTCCCCAGAACAATTTCAAAGACTGcttaaaataaatcctgaatGGAAATCCCACAGACTTCTCGATTTAGGGGCTGGAGATGGAGAAGTCACTAAAGTTATGAGTCCTCACTTTGAAGAAATCTATGCCACTGAGTTGTCTGAAACTATGATATGGCAGcttcagaagaagaaatacaG GGTTCTTGGTGTAAATGAATGGCAAAACACAGGGTTTCAGTATGATGTTATCAGCTGTTTGAATTTGCTGGATCGCTGTGATCAACCACTGACTGTATTAAAAGATATTAGAAGTGTGCTGGAGCCAACCAGAGGCAGAGTCATCCTAGCACTGGTTCTGCCATTTCACCCCTATGTGGAAAATG GTGGCAAGTGGGAAAAGCCCTCAGAAATTTTGGAAATCAAAGGGCACACTTGGGAAGAGCAGGTGAACAGCCTGCCAGAAGTTTTCAGTAAAGCTGGTTTTGCCATCGAGGCTTTCACCAGACTGCCCTACCTCTGTGAAGGTGACATGTACAATGACTACTACGTGCTGGATGATGCTGTCTTCGTCCTCAAGCCAGTGTAA
- the IGSF6 gene encoding immunoglobulin superfamily member 6, with translation MASFNKLKNVLMLAFDCILYGAGVAEQCRVTVTQPRFQHTDSSMNSVSLTCTFSASGCSSSPQVLWFRYLTNTHQDLCTPACTDNQKYKVQSSANNISLVIKDLTVNDSAVYICGIAFSDSESPLSKQTGDGTVLTVTEKQHSNGKLTSMIIVSSLLFLYSSAVLTSFVVYKLKPKLLKKCGKHQTTENCKINSGRKVFQAIAQELQKQRYARHCQQPEDLENDTVYQNR, from the exons ATGGCATCTTTCAACAAATTAAAGAACGTGCTAATGCTGGCGTTTGACTGTATCCTGTATGGTGCTG GTGTTGCAGAGCAGTGCCGAGTCACTGTAACACAGCCCAGGTTTCAGCACACTGACTCCTCCATGAACAGTGTGTCCCTAACATGCACCTTCTCTGCCTCCGGATGCTCCTCGTCCCCACAAGTTCTGTGGTTTCGCTATTTAACTAATACACATCAGGATTTGTGTACTCCTGCATGCACAGACAATCAGAAGTACAAAGTACAGTCATCAGCAAACAACATCTCACTTGTGATAAAAGATCTGACTGTAAATGACAGCGCTGTTTATATCTGTGGAATTGCATTTTCAGACTCAGAGTCACCCCTTTCTAAACAAACAGGAGATGGAACAGTACTAACTGTAACAG agaagcagcacagcaatgGGAAACTCACCTCCATGATCATTGTCTCGTCCTTACTGTTCCTgtacagctctgctgtgctcactTCCTTTGTGGTCTACAAG TTAAAACCAAAGCTGCTAAAGAAGTGTGGGAAACACCAAACAACAGAGAACTGT aaaataaacagtggCCGAAAAGTTTTTCAAGCAATTGCTCAAGAACTTCAAAAGCAGAGATATGCTCGACACTGCCAACAGCCT GAGGATCTGGAAAATGACACTGTTTATCAGAACAGATGA